One genomic segment of Paenibacillus sp. FSL H8-0332 includes these proteins:
- a CDS encoding (2Fe-2S) ferredoxin domain-containing protein, whose amino-acid sequence MNMRLKVLKKHLLFCCSEHCNNQDVEDVMQEFKEQLVEQGINKTVKINKSSCLGLCGNGPFVIVYPDGVWYYNVTTEDAARIVEEHLVNGQPVEELVMLKIEA is encoded by the coding sequence ATGAATATGCGTCTGAAGGTACTTAAGAAGCATCTGCTCTTCTGCTGCAGTGAGCACTGCAATAACCAGGACGTAGAGGATGTCATGCAGGAATTCAAGGAGCAATTGGTGGAGCAAGGGATCAACAAAACGGTCAAAATCAACAAAAGCAGCTGTCTCGGCCTATGCGGCAACGGCCCTTTTGTCATCGTGTATCCGGACGGGGTCTGGTATTACAATGTAACGACGGAGGATGCGGCCCGTATCGTGGAGGAGCATTTAGTGAACGGTCAGCCCGTAGAAGAGCTGGTTATGCTCAAAATAGAAGCCTGA
- a CDS encoding aldo/keto reductase: protein MYIANPERYDTMKYNRTGRSGLLLPAISLGLWHNFGGNDVFENGRAMVRRAFDLGITHFDLANNYGPPAGSAEESFGQILKKDLAPYRDELIISSKAGYYMWPGPYGEWGSKKNLVSSLDQSLKRLGLDYVDIYYHHRPDPNTPLEETMSALDLLVRQGKALYVGISNYRPEEAREAAQILRRLGTPCLIHQPNYSMMSRWIEDGLQDVLEEEGIGTIAFSPLQKGILTDRYLNGITADSRAAGPSVFLSEKEITAEVIAKVSKLNEIAAARGQKMSQLALSWVLRGGKVTSALIGASKVSQIEDAVASLNAPELSAEELEQIEQILRG from the coding sequence ATGTATATCGCCAATCCTGAACGTTATGACACGATGAAATATAACCGCACTGGACGCAGCGGCCTACTGCTGCCGGCCATCTCCCTCGGGCTGTGGCATAATTTCGGAGGCAATGATGTCTTCGAGAACGGCCGCGCTATGGTCCGCCGTGCCTTCGACCTGGGGATTACCCACTTCGACCTTGCCAATAACTACGGCCCGCCCGCCGGCTCTGCTGAAGAGAGCTTCGGCCAAATACTGAAGAAGGATCTTGCCCCTTACCGTGACGAGCTGATCATCTCCAGCAAAGCCGGGTACTATATGTGGCCAGGCCCGTACGGGGAATGGGGCTCCAAGAAGAATCTGGTATCCAGTCTGGATCAGAGTCTGAAGCGGCTCGGACTGGATTATGTAGACATCTACTACCACCACCGTCCGGACCCGAATACGCCGCTGGAAGAAACCATGTCCGCCCTCGACCTGCTGGTACGCCAGGGCAAGGCGCTGTATGTCGGCATCTCGAACTACAGACCGGAGGAAGCGCGTGAAGCCGCGCAGATTCTCCGCCGCCTGGGCACGCCTTGCCTGATCCATCAGCCGAACTACTCGATGATGTCGCGCTGGATCGAGGACGGCCTGCAGGATGTGCTCGAAGAAGAAGGCATCGGCACCATTGCCTTCTCCCCACTGCAGAAGGGCATCCTGACCGACCGTTACTTGAACGGCATCACCGCCGATTCCCGTGCCGCCGGACCGAGTGTGTTCCTCTCCGAGAAGGAGATCACCGCAGAGGTTATCGCCAAGGTAAGCAAGCTGAACGAAATTGCGGCGGCACGCGGACAGAAGATGTCACAGCTCGCCTTGTCCTGGGTCCTGCGCGGCGGCAAAGTGACCTCTGCACTGATCGGTGCGAGCAAGGTGAGCCAGATCGAAGATGCTGTAGC
- a CDS encoding AraC family transcriptional regulator, with amino-acid sequence MTVFKYNAHRPHRANPDLYLHYWGQEQCAPGHSFGPGVRSLYKIHFIHAGTGKVTVGEATHTLSAGQAFLTYPHVVTHYAADQADPWLYSWIAFTGEEAGYLLGRTSLTPEQPVFPMDQVLMPSLSARLSETGSSGELLDLPLKVMLYEFFSLLLRTVPAADSPAPRSRSVYVEQCLHYLQAHYAENVTMESLSASLKLDRKYMSALFKRTVGLPPQQYLLQFRMSKACELLTETGCTIGEISQSVGYQDALLFSRMFKKVKGCSPKEYRLRHADTDIVL; translated from the coding sequence ATGACTGTATTCAAATATAACGCCCATCGCCCCCACCGGGCCAATCCTGACCTGTATCTGCATTACTGGGGCCAGGAGCAGTGCGCACCCGGTCATTCGTTCGGACCCGGGGTGCGCAGCCTGTACAAAATCCATTTCATACACGCCGGAACCGGCAAGGTAACCGTCGGTGAAGCCACCCATACACTGAGCGCAGGGCAAGCCTTCCTCACTTATCCGCATGTGGTAACGCATTATGCCGCAGATCAGGCTGACCCTTGGCTGTATTCCTGGATTGCTTTTACCGGGGAGGAGGCGGGTTATCTGCTGGGACGGACTTCGCTTACCCCGGAGCAGCCGGTGTTCCCGATGGACCAGGTGCTGATGCCCTCGCTGTCTGCCAGGTTATCTGAGACGGGGAGCAGCGGGGAACTGCTGGACCTGCCGCTGAAGGTGATGCTCTATGAGTTCTTCTCCCTGCTGCTGCGCACGGTCCCTGCTGCCGACAGCCCGGCTCCGCGCAGCAGAAGTGTCTATGTCGAGCAGTGCCTGCATTACCTTCAAGCCCACTACGCCGAGAATGTGACGATGGAGAGCCTGTCCGCTTCCCTGAAGCTGGACCGCAAATATATGTCGGCGCTGTTCAAGCGGACGGTCGGCTTGCCTCCGCAGCAATATCTGCTCCAATTCCGTATGTCCAAGGCCTGCGAGCTGCTGACGGAGACCGGCTGCACTATCGGGGAGATCTCGCAATCGGTGGGGTATCAGGATGCTTTGCTGTTCTCCCGGATGTTCAAGAAGGTGAAGGGCTGCTCGCCCAAAGAGTACCGGCTCCGCCATGCAGATACAGACATTGTGCTATAA